TGGTTCCTTAGAAGAACTAAAGTCTTTTATTGGCCCTAACACGGACACCCTTGATTTGCAAGGAAATATTGCATATCCCGGCTTTATTGATGCTCATTCACACTTTTTAGGAATAGGTGAAACGAAGAAGATTCTTTGGCTCGGTAAAGCCAAAAGTTGGAATGAAATCGTTTTAATGGTTGGAGAAGCGGTAAAAAACACCCCAAAAGGGACTTGGATTTTAGGTCGGGGATGGCATCAGGAAAAATGGCAATTCCAAACCGGTAAAACGGTTGAGGGATTTCCGGTTCATGATTCACTCAGTGCTCTTTCTCCAGAACACCCCGTGTTACTCGAACATGCAAGTGGACATGCTTCTTTTGCGAATTTGGAGGCAATGAGAAGAGCCGGCATTCAAAGGGAAACGCCAAACCCTGAAGGGGGGATGATTTTAAGAGATGAAAAGGGATTGCCGACAGGTTTTTTTCAAGAGACAGCCGCTGAACTTTTGGAATCAGCTTACCGTGCTACTCGATTACAAATGACTGAAGAAGAAAAGGAAAAAGAGTTTGAGGAACTAGTTCAACTTGCTACTGAAGAATGTCTATCAAAAGGTGTAACGAGCTTTCACGATGCGGGTGTCGGTGAAAGTGTTCTGAAAGGATACCGAAAGCTCTCAAAAGAAAATCGATTGGATGTTCGGCTTTGGGTTATGATTAGTGGAAGAGAAAACAATCTTGAAGAAAAACTCAAACAATATAAAACGATAGATCCCACACAAAAATTTCTTACTATTCGTGGAATTAAAGAATATATGGATGGTGCGTTAGGCTCCCGCGGGGCTTGGTTACTTTCTCCCTACTCAGATTTACCCGATGCAATTGGGCAAAATGTTCGAAGTTTAGATAGCATTAAGTATTCGGCTCAACTTGCAAAGAAATATGGATTTCAATTGTGTACTCATGCCATTGGCGATCGGGCAAATCGAGAAGCACTTAATATTTATGAAGAGGTATTGAATGGGGATCGAAGTTCTCGGTGGAGAATTGAGCATGCTCAACACCTTTCAAATGAAGATATTCCTCGCTTTGCAAAACTTGGCGTTATTGCTTCGATGCAAGGGATTCATTGCACTTCAGACGCCCCTTTTGTTTTGAAGAGACTCGCCATTGCAAGGGCTACAGAGGGTGCTTACGCTTGGAAAAAATTAATCAAGAGCGGTGCAGTTGTAACAAATGGGACGGATGCTCCGGTAGAAGATGTCAGCCCACTTGCATGCTTTTATTCAAGTGTTACGAGAAAGATGAGTGATGGAACGCCTTTTTTTGCAGAAGAATCGATGTCGAGAATTGAGGCGCTACAGTCTTACACAATACTTGCCGCATATTCTGGTCATGAAGAACATGTGAAGGGCAGTCTGAAAGTCGGTAAGTATGCAGACATCACAATTTTGGATACTAACCTTCTTACGGCTTCTGAAGAAGCATTGAAATCGGCTAAGGTTTTGTACACGATTGTTGGCGGAAAAATTAAATATCAGCGAAAAAATTAAGTTTCATTTATGAATTGGAAGATTTATCAATTATTGCGTTTTGTACTTATCGTTTATACAGTGCAAAGTAGCCCATTATTGGCTCAAAGTGAGATTCCTTTCGCTCCAAATTCAGTGTATGACTTAAAGGTGCCGACTCCTAAATCTATTTTAGGGTTTGAGCTTGGGTCGAGACCGGTTCGCCATAGTGATGTGTTAAAATTTTTTCAAGTTTTAGCCAACCATTCAAATCGAATTCAACTTCGTACTCACGGTTATTCACATGAAGGGAAAGAACTGATTTATGCTATTGTGACGAAACCGGAGAACCTTGAAAAATTCAATGAGTTGCAAGCTCAACGCACAAGACTTTCAGACCCAAGATTTATCACTCAAGCAGAAGCAAATTCGATTGCTGAAAAAATTCCAGCACTTGCTTGGATGGCATATACGGTTCACGGGGATGAACTTTCAGGGACGGATGCTTCTCTACTACTTGCTTATCATCTTACGGCTTCTCATGATAGCTTAACATTACAATTGCTTTCTGAATTGATTATTTGTATCGAACCTATTGAAAACCCTGATGGTCGGGATCGATTTGTGAATATGGTTTATCAATGGGAAGGACAAGTTCCCAATTGGGACACGCAGAGTTTAAATCATACGGGGACTTGGCCAAGGGGCAGGCATAATCATTATCTCTTTGATTTGAATCGTGATTGGCTTGTTGCGGTTAATCCCGAAACACAAGCACGTATTCGTGCGATTCAGGAGCTAAAACCTCAACTTATAATTGATGCTCACGAAATGGGGTCGGATAAAACTTATTTCTTCAATCCGCCGGATGAGCCGATTAATCATGCTGTGGGTGATTTAACAAGAAAATGGTGGAAAATTTTTGGTTCGGAGCAAGCCAAGTCATTTGATGCTTACGGTTGGAGTTACTTTACTCGTGATACCTACGATGAGTGGTACCCTGCCTATGGGTCATCATACCCGTTATACTTTGGTGCCGTTGGAATTCTTTATGAACAAGGTTCAACCCAAGGCTCTGTGGTCAAACGATCCGATGGAACGATACACACCTTTCGTGAGTCGGTTCACCATCAATTCGTCAGTTCGATTTCGAACTTAAAGACCGCTGCAAATAACCGAAAATCTCTCTTGTTGGATTTTTATACGCTTCGGAAGCAAGGTGGTGTTTCGGGGCGAAAGGACGACCCTTTGGTTTTTTATTTAATACCAGATACAACGAGCACAAGGTTTCAACGCTTTATGGAACTTCTCAAATTGCACCAAATCGAAGTAAGAAGTGCTGAGAAAGAATTCAATTTTGATGCTTATGACTATTGGAGCGGGAAAAAGGGATCACGCCGATTTCCAAAGGGGACAAGAATCATTCCGCTCGATCAGCCAATGGGAAGACTTGCAAAAGTTATGATGGAATTTGACCCGAGGATGACAACCTCATTTTTAACTGAAGAGCGAAAATCATTGGAGAAAAAAAGTGATTCTAAGATTTATGATGTTACAGGTTGGTCAGTTCCCATTGCATATGGGCTTGAAACTTATTGGAGTTCTCAAAAACCAGCGATTTCAACTCAACCCGCTTCGCTTGTTGAGGAGAAGCAACGGAGGGTAATTTCACCCGAAAACCCACCTTTTAACTCGAGTTACGGGTATTTGATTCGATACAATGATGAACGCTCGATTCGTGCATTGAGCACCCTTTTCGAAAAGGGGTTTAAAGTACGCACTTCAGAAAAGCCGTTTAGCATTGGCGGTTCCTTTTATGGGAGCGGTACGCTTCTCATTAGAAAACACGAAAACGCTCCTGAATTGTTATCATCTTTGAAAAATATTGCAGAGGCTAATGGAATTGAAATAATCCCAACTTCGACGGCTTTGGTTGAATCCGGTTCTGATTTGGGGGGAGACGCTTTTCCTATTCTACTCTTACCAAGAATCGCTATTCTTACCGGTCCCGGTATTGACCCGACTTCTTTTGCACCATTGTGGCATCTTTTAGACGTTCGATTTAAGCAAAGGGTCACTCTACTTTCGACGACCGACTTCAACCGATTTGATTTGGCTCGATACAATGTTTTATTGCTTCCTTCAGGAAATCTTTCTCTTGCATTAAACGGATCCGGACAAAAAAAATTAAAGGAGTGGACGGAAAATGGCGGAACAGTTATTGCAATGGAAGCCTCTGCTTCATATTTGGCAGATTCCAGTGTTGGTTTTACTCGAACTGCGCTACGCTCTCAAGTATCAAAACGGCTTTCGGAGTATGAGAAAGCCATCCTGAATGAAGAATCAACAGTTACAGTGGATAGTCTTTCACTTTGGAGCGGAAAAATTGAATTATCATCTCAAAAGCAATCCAATAAGGGCGATGAACTTCCACCGGATTTTGAGAATCGCGCAAAACTCTTTATGCCACGCGGAACAATAATGGCGGTTCAAGTTCATTCTGAACATTGGCTCGGGTTTGGAGCCGATCGAAAGGTTGGTGCAACCATCTTTACTTCCGATATCTTAGTTGCGAAGCCGCCGGTGGAAGTTGCAGCACGATTCGAAAATGCTGAGAATCTTCGTCTTTCCGGGCTTCTTTGGCCTGAAGCCCGCCAAGCGTGGGCACGCACTGCTTATTTGACAAGGGAATCAAAGGGTAAAGGACAAGTAATTTTATTCGCTGGTGAACCTGCCTTTCGAGCATACTATCATGCCACAGAACAACTCCTGCTAAATGCGATTTACTTAGGACCGGGCTTAGGCACTCGGTTCAACTTAGGATGGTAAGTAACTTTTCATTTATCCAAATGGAACTTTGAGTTTTGCTTCGACACCTTTAGTTGGGGCGGTATTCAATTCGAATGTAGCCCCAATTTCTTTTGCTCGAGCATTCATATTGAACAACCCATTTCCACCTCCTTGAGGTTTTGACTCAAGGTTAAAACCATTTCCATTTTCGAGATAATGAATAAACAGGATATTTGAAGCGAACTCACCAACGATTTCGATTTTTGTGGGTTCACCATACTTGACAGAGTTATTCAATAGTTCTTTAAGAATGAGATAAATGTTTCGCCGAAAAGTATCCTCCAAGGAGAGGTTGGGATTAATTGAAGAAAAATCAAATTTCAACTCGATTTTTTTGGTTTCAATGATATCGTTCCCAAATCTCTGTAAGCGCGAAATAAGATCTGAAAAATGATCATTCTTTGGAGCAACTTCCCATACAATGTCATCAATAGCAATTTCTGCGTCTCGAAGCAAACCTTCAATTTTGTTAATGAGCTTATTAATTGAAGTTTTAAGAGAGTCTTCAACCTCGGTTATTGCTCCTATTTCATGAAATTCATTGCTGGAGTCTATTGCTGCTTCGAGTTGGGCTAACGAGTGTTTCAGAGACTCCGTGTAAAGCCCTATGCTGCCTATAGTAGAACCAACATCATCGTGAAGATCTCGAGCGATTTTCTCTCTCGTTTTGTTTTGTGCGAATTCAATGTTCCTTTGGTTTTCAATTTGACGGATGTATTCTTTGATTTTCCTTTGAGAATAAAGGTATGATATAGATACTACCGAGCCAATAAAGAAAAGAGCCGTTGAGAGAATAAACCACCACATACGCCAAAATGGGGGCATGATTCTAATTCGAAGTGTTTTGCCATTGGTATTCCAAACGCCACTGTTATTGCAGGCACGGACATGAAAGGAATATGTTCCGGGTGCTAAATTGGTATAGCGCACTTCTCTATTCACCCCACTGTAAACCCAATCGCGATCAACCCCGTCCATTTTGTAGGCGTAACGGTTTTGAGCAGTATTTGTGAATTCGAGAGCGGCAAATTCGATAGAGAATACGCTTTCGTCAAAGTTTAGCACGATATCTTGTTTTTCGCCAATGGCTGAATCAAGTTCTATGCTTCGGTCAAACTTTTTGAAATCTGTAAAAGCAATTTTGGGAGGAACCGGATTATCGAGCAAGGAATCTGGGAAGAAGGAAGTGATCCCGTTTGTGCCCCCAAAGAATATTTCACCTGATGCACTTTGATAGTAAGCACCTGTATTAAATTCGTTTCCTTGAAGACCATCGCTTTGGTCATAGTTCTTAAAGGTGCCTAAACGAGGATTAAAGTTGCTGATTCCATAATTCGTACTTAGCCAAAGGTTTTTTCGACCATCCTCAACAATGGCATAAATGAAATTATTCGGTAAACCATCTTTGGTTGAAAATCTACCAAATGTTTTTGTTTCACGGTCAAAATGATTTAATCCTTCGGATGTTGCAATCCAAATTTGATTATTTGAATCTTTGAAAATCATGTTGACCAAATTGGTCGAGATCGATTGAGGATTTCTTGGGTCATGAGAATATTTGATGCTTTTCATCGTCTTTAAATCATAAACATAACATCCTTCATAAGTCCCTAACCAAAGCGTGGTGTCGTTCTCCAAAGCCATTGCTCGAATCGAACCTGTGGCGATTGACCAAATTTCTTTTTTGGTTTCAATGTTGATTGCGTGAACACCTCGATACTCTTGTCCAATAATGACAAAATTTTGTGGAAGACACTCGATAAGATGAGTAACGCTGTTGTATTTCAATTTTTCTTTAACACGAATTAGATCATTATTCTTTTCTAATGTAAATAATCCACTATTTGACCCTACCCAAACTTCTCCATTTTGAAGCTGCTTGATACAATGAACCGTTTTAATTGATTTTATTTGCGGGTCAAATTTCACACTTGTACTGGCTGAAGAATTATGCAAATACTTCTTCACATAACTCAATCCATCCAATAAAGAACCAACCCAGAGTGAGGTGTCACGATCAACGGTTAAACTCATTACAAAATTGCTTGAGATCGGAACATCAATCGGGTTTGTTCGTTTTCTGGTTGAAGTCAGTGTTGTGTTTTGAAAATGGTTAAAGTGACTTGTTGAAAAAACAACTTTCTCGATTCCAAAGCCATCAATCGCGCACCACAATATTCCAGACTTATCTTGATAAATGCGTGAGATGTACATTGAACTGAGACCGAAGGATGTATTATTTTCGGCCGTTACTTTTCGAATTTGAGTCCCATCGGGTAAGTATTCAAAGGCACCAATTTTAGTTCCAAGCCATAGGGTTGGTTGAGTAAAAGAATTGATGGATGATGGTTCAGGAATAAATAGATGATTACACTGAAGGGTTAACTCTCTTAACCCGGGATTTGTAATTATTGAAAAGCTGTTTAGACTCGTGATAAATTTAACAAGACCTCTCCCCGGAATGACACCCCACATATTATGATCTTGATCAAACGCAATGTCTTCCGTGGAGAGTCCATCTGGGTAAGAATACTTTTCAACGACTACTGTCTGAGAATTTTTCTTTTC
This DNA window, taken from Chloroherpetonaceae bacterium, encodes the following:
- a CDS encoding amidohydrolase, producing MNHKFVSLFFFVNLLLTSCNKIESPKADLILINGDFITLEDSLQNARALAIKADTILAIGSLEELKSFIGPNTDTLDLQGNIAYPGFIDAHSHFLGIGETKKILWLGKAKSWNEIVLMVGEAVKNTPKGTWILGRGWHQEKWQFQTGKTVEGFPVHDSLSALSPEHPVLLEHASGHASFANLEAMRRAGIQRETPNPEGGMILRDEKGLPTGFFQETAAELLESAYRATRLQMTEEEKEKEFEELVQLATEECLSKGVTSFHDAGVGESVLKGYRKLSKENRLDVRLWVMISGRENNLEEKLKQYKTIDPTQKFLTIRGIKEYMDGALGSRGAWLLSPYSDLPDAIGQNVRSLDSIKYSAQLAKKYGFQLCTHAIGDRANREALNIYEEVLNGDRSSRWRIEHAQHLSNEDIPRFAKLGVIASMQGIHCTSDAPFVLKRLAIARATEGAYAWKKLIKSGAVVTNGTDAPVEDVSPLACFYSSVTRKMSDGTPFFAEESMSRIEALQSYTILAAYSGHEEHVKGSLKVGKYADITILDTNLLTASEEALKSAKVLYTIVGGKIKYQRKN
- a CDS encoding M14 family metallopeptidase; amino-acid sequence: MNWKIYQLLRFVLIVYTVQSSPLLAQSEIPFAPNSVYDLKVPTPKSILGFELGSRPVRHSDVLKFFQVLANHSNRIQLRTHGYSHEGKELIYAIVTKPENLEKFNELQAQRTRLSDPRFITQAEANSIAEKIPALAWMAYTVHGDELSGTDASLLLAYHLTASHDSLTLQLLSELIICIEPIENPDGRDRFVNMVYQWEGQVPNWDTQSLNHTGTWPRGRHNHYLFDLNRDWLVAVNPETQARIRAIQELKPQLIIDAHEMGSDKTYFFNPPDEPINHAVGDLTRKWWKIFGSEQAKSFDAYGWSYFTRDTYDEWYPAYGSSYPLYFGAVGILYEQGSTQGSVVKRSDGTIHTFRESVHHQFVSSISNLKTAANNRKSLLLDFYTLRKQGGVSGRKDDPLVFYLIPDTTSTRFQRFMELLKLHQIEVRSAEKEFNFDAYDYWSGKKGSRRFPKGTRIIPLDQPMGRLAKVMMEFDPRMTTSFLTEERKSLEKKSDSKIYDVTGWSVPIAYGLETYWSSQKPAISTQPASLVEEKQRRVISPENPPFNSSYGYLIRYNDERSIRALSTLFEKGFKVRTSEKPFSIGGSFYGSGTLLIRKHENAPELLSSLKNIAEANGIEIIPTSTALVESGSDLGGDAFPILLLPRIAILTGPGIDPTSFAPLWHLLDVRFKQRVTLLSTTDFNRFDLARYNVLLLPSGNLSLALNGSGQKKLKEWTENGGTVIAMEASASYLADSSVGFTRTALRSQVSKRLSEYEKAILNEESTVTVDSLSLWSGKIELSSQKQSNKGDELPPDFENRAKLFMPRGTIMAVQVHSEHWLGFGADRKVGATIFTSDILVAKPPVEVAARFENAENLRLSGLLWPEARQAWARTAYLTRESKGKGQVILFAGEPAFRAYYHATEQLLLNAIYLGPGLGTRFNLGW
- a CDS encoding two-component regulator propeller domain-containing protein, with the translated sequence MISPYLISLHAQKYRVEKYSVDQGLPYSYVSSIHQDKRGFMWFGTFDGLACFDGYKFKVFRNNTADSSTIASNNVHFISEDRSANIWVSTSKGTQRLNRITNKFETVWTKESNISKHLFRGIPVERFDGKDYLVSEKHIYEINPSTLEAKKILSFPDRILAYHQDENKKEWVVTNQSIYRILTKEEFELDQEYRKDKIQFSESNSEIIKLSEKKNSQTVVVEKYSYPDGLSTEDIAFDQDHNMWGVIPGRGLVKFITSLNSFSIITNPGLRELTLQCNHLFIPEPSSINSFTQPTLWLGTKIGAFEYLPDGTQIRKVTAENNTSFGLSSMYISRIYQDKSGILWCAIDGFGIEKVVFSTSHFNHFQNTTLTSTRKRTNPIDVPISSNFVMSLTVDRDTSLWVGSLLDGLSYVKKYLHNSSASTSVKFDPQIKSIKTVHCIKQLQNGEVWVGSNSGLFTLEKNNDLIRVKEKLKYNSVTHLIECLPQNFVIIGQEYRGVHAINIETKKEIWSIATGSIRAMALENDTTLWLGTYEGCYVYDLKTMKSIKYSHDPRNPQSISTNLVNMIFKDSNNQIWIATSEGLNHFDRETKTFGRFSTKDGLPNNFIYAIVEDGRKNLWLSTNYGISNFNPRLGTFKNYDQSDGLQGNEFNTGAYYQSASGEIFFGGTNGITSFFPDSLLDNPVPPKIAFTDFKKFDRSIELDSAIGEKQDIVLNFDESVFSIEFAALEFTNTAQNRYAYKMDGVDRDWVYSGVNREVRYTNLAPGTYSFHVRACNNSGVWNTNGKTLRIRIMPPFWRMWWFILSTALFFIGSVVSISYLYSQRKIKEYIRQIENQRNIEFAQNKTREKIARDLHDDVGSTIGSIGLYTESLKHSLAQLEAAIDSSNEFHEIGAITEVEDSLKTSINKLINKIEGLLRDAEIAIDDIVWEVAPKNDHFSDLISRLQRFGNDIIETKKIELKFDFSSINPNLSLEDTFRRNIYLILKELLNNSVKYGEPTKIEIVGEFASNILFIHYLENGNGFNLESKPQGGGNGLFNMNARAKEIGATFELNTAPTKGVEAKLKVPFG